A stretch of DNA from Bacillota bacterium:
ATGCGGCGTACCGGCAAAAGTACGGGCAGTGAAGGGCGCGACCTGGAGCGCCGCGTGATCGCCAGGCGTCCAGGCAGTTGCTGGCCGAGCAGCGAAGCTGGCGGGACGGGCCGTGGCGCCGGTTCAGACGAACCAACTCCGAGCTGACCGAGCGGCGGCGCCACATCCAGGATCGCTGGGATACGGTGCTATGCGTTGCTCAGAGGTACCCGGAGGGACCCGAAGACGTTGAGGCTTTTCTGGACGAAGCAGGCGCCCCAGGTCGTCGGAGGGGCTTCCGGAAGTCCACAAGCCGGTTGCGACCTCCATGAGCGCCGCCTCCGAACTCCGGCCGCGCTACACGGTGCTACATCTTGCGGCCGAAGTCGGCTTGCTCGGACTCTGAGCGCGGTCGTGCCACACCGTCTGTTGGGGAGCCGGCGCCGCGTGGGGTCTGATTCCGGATTCAGTAGCGGTCCTGAAACGCAACGGAAGGAGCGGTACGATGCTATAGTCAAGGACGGAAAGGTGTTACGACTAACCCGGTGACTGCGCTTTGCTTGCCAGGAATTGGGGTGGCCTGGGTGGAGCCTGGATACCCGAACACTTGCACGCAAGGGTGTGCGGTGACCCTACCATGACTTCTGCCGAAAGGGCACGAGAGGAGTATGACAACCAAGATGAAACGGGCCAGGATGGTTATCGACAAGGACTTTAAGATCGGCAGGATTGATGATCGACTGTACGGCTCGTTCATCGAGCACCTCGGGCGAGCCGTCTACGGCGGGATTTACGAGCCGCAGCACCCTCAGGCCGACGAGATGGGGTTCCGCCGAGACGTCATCGACCTTGTCAAGGGGCTGCGGGTCTCCATCGTCCGCTACCCGGGCGGCAATTTCGTCTCCGGCTACAACTGGGAAGACGGCATCGGCCCTCGGGAGCACAGGCCCAAGAGGCTCGACCTGGCCTGGCGCAGCGTCGAGACCAATGAAGTCGGGGTCAATGAGTTTGTGACGTGGACCCGCAGGGTCGGCGCGCAGCCCATGATGGCCGTCAACCTCGGCACCCGCGGGATCGATGCGGCGAGAAACCTGGTCGAGTACTGCAACCACCCCGGCGGAAGCTACTGGAGCGACCTTCGCCGCTCCCACGGCTGGGCCCAACCCCACAACATCAAGGTCTGGTCCCTGGGCAACGAGATGGACGGGCCATGGCAGATCGGCCAGAAGACCGCCGAGGAGTACGGGCGCCTCGCCCGGGAAGCCGCGAAAGCCATGAAGCTGGTCGATCCGACCATCGAGCTGGTCGCCTGCGGGAGCTCCCACAGCAAGATGGAGACGTTCCCTTCGTGGGAGGCAACGGTGCTCGAGCACACGTACGACTACGTCGACTACGTCTCCCTCCACACCTACTACGGCAACCCGGAAAACGACACCCGCAACTTCCTGGCCAAGTCGCTCGACATGGACGCTTTCATCAAGACCGTGATCGCCACGTGCG
This window harbors:
- a CDS encoding alpha-N-arabinofuranosidase — encoded protein: MKRARMVIDKDFKIGRIDDRLYGSFIEHLGRAVYGGIYEPQHPQADEMGFRRDVIDLVKGLRVSIVRYPGGNFVSGYNWEDGIGPREHRPKRLDLAWRSVETNEVGVNEFVTWTRRVGAQPMMAVNLGTRGIDAARNLVEYCNHPGGSYWSDLRRSHGWAQPHNIKVWSLGNEMDGPWQIGQKTAEEYGRLAREAAKAMKLVDPTIELVACGSSHSKMETFPSWEATVLEHTYDYVDYVSLHTYYGNPENDTRNFLAKSLDMDAFIKTVIATCDYVKAKKRSKKTIHLSFDEWNVWFHSHEASAKVAPWQVAPPLLEDVYTLEDALLVGSMLITLLRHADRVKIACLAQLVNVIAPIMTRTGGGAWAQTIYYPFMHASVYGRGDVLDPVVSSPVYDSRDLTDVPVIEAAAVLRADPEELTLFVVNRDTEGPVLLECQARQFEAYRVVEHIVLEHADVKATNTEQHPNNVVPHSRGDAAAANGTVTATLPRLSWNVIRLARPRP